A stretch of the Rosa rugosa chromosome 5, drRosRugo1.1, whole genome shotgun sequence genome encodes the following:
- the LOC133710256 gene encoding uncharacterized protein LOC133710256 translates to MGKIGTKLPSFCLNRIRPHVRVRSPPIQSKPDAADITKNGGRAANSDNAGEEKVKDGDGAKKPGVVFARKIMIVVDSSIEAKGALQWALSHTVQNQDKLVLLHVTKPSTSKQGEDIVAPRAYELVHSLRNMCQLKRPEVQTEVAVVELGKKEKGPTIVEEAKKQGVALLVLGQKKRSTTWRLLMMWAGSNRVGGGGGGGGAVEYCIQNASCMAIAVRRKSKKVGGYLITTKRQKDFWLLA, encoded by the exons ATGGGGAAGATAGGCACAAAGTTGCCAAGTTTCTGCCTGAACCGAATTAGGCCTCATGTTCGAGTTCGTTCGCCGCCTATACAGTCGAAACCAGATGCTGCAGATATCACTAAAAATGGTGGGAGAGCTGCGAATTCTGACAATGCAGGAGAAGAGAAAGTTAAAGATGGTGATGGAGCTAAAAAACCCGGGGTGGTTTTTGCTAGGAAGATCATGATTGTGGTTGATTCAAGCATTGAAGCCAAGGGAGCTTTACAATGGGCTCTTTCTCACACTGTTCAGAACCAGGACAAGCTTGTACTGCTTCATGTGACCAAACCTTCAACTTCAAAACAAG GTGAGGATATTGTAGCGCCAAGGGCTTATGAGCTTGTTCACTCTCTGAGGAATATGTGCCAGTTGAAGAGACCTGAG GTACAAACTGAGGTTGCAGTGGTGGAATTagggaaaaaagagaaagggCCAACAATAGTGGAAGAGGCGAAAAAGCAAGGGGTGGCACTGCTGGTTCTGGGGCAGAAAAAGAGGTCTACGACGTGGCGGCTGCTGATGATGTGGGCGGGGAGCAACCGTGTTGGTGGCGGCGGTGGAGGTGGTGGGGCGGTGGAGTACTGTATACAGAATGCCAGTTGCATGGCAATTGCTGTGAGGAGGAAAAGCAAGAAGGTTGGAGGGTACTTGATCACTACAAAGCGCCAGAAAGATTTCTGGCTCTTGGCTTAG